The nucleotide sequence AGATTGTTTTTATTATAAAGAACAACACCACAAAATTCATTATGCATTAAAAAGTGTAAAAGGTGGGGGAGATTAATTGACAGTAAAACGTATACATATACAGTCGTATCAATCTGTAGAGGAGAGAAAGGAGGAAGGTGCCTAACAGCGTGAAGTAGATTCCCAACAGTAAATAAGTGTATTTTCTCATGTAAACTCTAATCAGTATTACTGATACTTAAATCAAATTTGGAGGTCCTGTGCAGGCACATACCAGTAGCACACACATGCTTTCGGTACGGGTCTGCTGTGACATGCAGGCATTTTTCAGCCGGTTCATCGCAAAACATTGAGAGCACGGAGGAGAAGGCATCCGTGACCTCACGGGTTGATGGACGGCGACACGAAAGCCGGAGGGAGCCGACCGTGTCTGCGCTCACGGTCCTGCCAACAACGACGGCGCCGTGGACCagctctgccgctcgagctcctcCTGGGTCGACCTGGGAGGGAAAGAGAGCACGAGACGGCCGCACTCGATGCCGCCTTctgagatgaagaggaagaggcgCTGAGGCGGTTGTACGCTGAGGTGGGAGGAGAGGCCGCGACGACCACGCGCGGGAGCAGCAGAGGCGGCGGCGACCATGCGCAGGAGCAGCAGAGGCGGCCGCTGCGGGATCGGGGGTGGGGGAGAAAATTTGGGGCGTGAGTGCGGCGGCGGCAACCCTTGCCGATGTGAATGAAAAACGAGAAAGATTGGAGAGGAAAGGAAGAGGTTGCGTGCGACTGGAGAGAAGGGGTGGAGTTCAAGGCGTTTTCACGTTCTCTCTGTTTCTTCCAGATGAAGCGACGACTTGACCGACGCGCCTAGCAACCAATCCCGCGCCGCGTTCGGTTTTTCCTCTCTTCTTTTCATTGTGTTCCTCTGCCGACGTGGCATGCGCGAGCGAGCGCTCTTGATGCACACGTTAATGCTTCTCGATGCTCTGCGATTGCTTTGACGTAGACGAGCGCAAGTCACGAGCGGACAGCCCGTGGACTCACAACCTTCGGGTGCGACAATGGAGGAAGATTTGTTTTCTTGGCAAATTGGAATATGATGTTGAGGCCAGGGAATTCCTATCTGGCTATTTAAAAAAAATGGATTCCTACAAGGCCAGACAATACACGATGGGCCGAAGTGCTTCTGGGCTTGAATTAGGTGGCAAGGGATGGCCCAATCCCTATTCGGCGCCGTTTGCACCGTACAAAATAGCCGGGCCCATTTAGAAGCGCAACAACGTCATTTCTAAACCGGTTTTGAGAAACTTCCAGGCCTTTTTCTTTATATTTCTGGTTTTTTACTGGACCGGGGGTTGTTGTCTTTCTAGtagttttttatatttttggtttttatttttagtgattcctttttattttatgatttttttcaaaagCGTGAACtttctcaaatttgtgaacttttccaacttcatgaacttttttttcaaatgtcATGAACTATTTTCAGTTTTTACTCACTTTTTtagtgaacttttctcaaattttcatGAACCTCTTTAAAATTTTCATGAACTTTTTACAAATTCATAAATTGTTTTCAGTTTGCTAAACTTTTTTAATGTACTTcattaaaattcatgaacttttcgaAAAATTCACGATTTTTTTTCAGTTTGTGTTAACTGTCTTTAGTGAACTTTTTTCAGATCATCATAACGGTGGCGGAGCTTGCCCATCGCCTGCAAGTACGATATGTCTACTGTGATTAGATTGATTCACAAGCCTGTCACCTTTCAGATGGTATGCTTGGCATCAATTTCTGGCTAAGATGGATATGGGCACGTCAGAAAGAACAACTAAAATGGAACCAAAGGGCAGGATCTTATGGAAATGCAATGAATCGTAGGCTCTTAACCTGCTTTTGCAAATGGTGGATAGAATTGCAACTCCACATGAATACAGGGATGCTTTGGTTCGGTCTTATGCGGTACGAACATAGCTGTGATGAACGCACAATGAATCTGCACCATGgagtcttttttttttcttttttttttttttgcggcgATGCAGCACGGAGTCCACATCCTGAATTTACACTTGCTGCATCATACACCAAGTTTGGAGCTCTTACAGGGTAACAGGGATGGATTCATTAGACTGTTGTTTAGGGCACAGGGGAGAGTCCAAAGATGCCCCTTTTAGCATGGCTGCTGAATCGGTTTCGCCAAACAAGGAAGAAGCAGGCAAGGCGAAGGCACGGTTGGCCGAGCCAGGACCTCGCCGGAAATGGAACGATGCCGCTCGCCATGGCATTGCCGACCGAGTAGAGGCTGGGAATTCACTGGTTTTGATGCCCCTCGAATTAGACAATGGCAGAGGCTGAGCCATTAGGCGTGCGATGCAAAAATCGACTAACACAAATTTGACTTTCATCAAGAGTGAACTGATGCTCCTCTTCTACTTTCTTACTCATCGGAAAAAATCTCCTGTTTAATGTTCGGCCGTTGAGCCATATACATTTTACAACTGGCCACATGAATAACTTGCAGCGAGGAGTACTGTGTTACTATAATGTCGTGAAAGACTCGTTTACACGAAATGCCCCCAAAGCCTTCATCGGTGCGCACTATGTATATGAAAATGTCGCAAAAATATTGAAATCAAGCGGCGGAACTTGATTCCTCGGACCTCAGTCGATGCTCGAATCATTCAGGCTTCCCAGCAGCTTCCATCATCGCCTTCGCTTGGATCAGCTTCTCAATCCGACTCACAATCTGAAAAAGGAAAATTGGAATGTGTCCGACGTCACCATTAGCTATATTCACCAGAAGTTATTTACAAAAAAAGGCCCCATATTCAGCGGCAATTTTTGCGCTTTGTCCAATTGCGTAGACACAGTTCTGTCTATAGTATGCTTATATTGCATACCTCAATGACCATGTCCTCCAGGCTCAAAGAGTCGATGCTGCTGTAGCCTAGCTGAGAAGCCACGTCTGGAAGGTGTTCAATTTAAGAGAATGTCAATAGGGTTTCCCCCAACCGCAGAAAACACATCAACTATGTTCAAAGTGAAGAAAGGATGTTGGATGTTGTCTGCTTACTCTGTACTGAAACAGTAACATCTGAAACTGCATACCGCTCTTTCAGATCATCATAACGCTGCCGGAGCTTTGCCATTGCCTGCAGACATGATATCTCCACTGTGATTAAATAGATCGTAAGCCTATCACCTTTCAGTGGGTACAATTGACATCGATTTCTGGCTAGGATAGAGATGCACACGTCAGAAAGAACGAAGTCCAGGGTCTTAGCAAAAAGACTCCATTTTAATGCAAATGCAAGGTATCATAGGCTCTGTATCCATCTTATGTGAAGGGTTTCCATTATGATAAGTAATGGAAAGGCGTTATGCCCGGTCCAAAAAAAAATCTTATGTGAAGGGTGTATACAAGAAGATCACATGAACACAAGGATGCTCCATTCATATGCAGCATGCACATAAACACACATTGAAGCTAGACTGTAAAATCCACATTCTGAATTTACACCTGCTGCATTACAGACCAAATTTGGGTGCAGTTTTAACACGGATGGGATTAGTTAGACTGTTGTTTAAGAAGCAAGGCAGAGTCAAGAGAGAACCCTTTTAGTGTGTCTGCTGAATCTGAAATCACAGTTATCCAAGTGTAAACAATACAAGGCTATCTAAGTCACCCCTTCTCAAGAAAACAGGAATAACAAAATCATGAGGAGGGTGGAATTTAAAGAAGGGAAAAGAACCTGAGAAAAGGAATCAGGGTCTGAAATAGCCTGCGCCCCCTTGCTCTTCAACATATCGTTCACGGCTAATTCGAGAGGGACATCGATCCAGATGGAGACTCCATGCCTCAGTAGCCCTCTTGAGATCATTAGACACAAACATCGGTCAGAAAACCTCAATTAGATACACACACAATTAATGGCTGCTCACAAAAGAGAGATACAATGAAGGCACCAGAGGCATTTAAGTGCATACAAGTTGGTGGAGTTCATGACGGCGCCATCGCCACAGCAAAGCACGAGGCTGCCCATGGACGTGAGCTGCTTCAGCCCCTCGGTCTGCGGACAGTTTCAGGTACATTCAGACACAACGTCATGAGAATGGTGCCAGGATTGAACGAACGAATGAACTTCATCAAGATGGTTTGTTTAGAGAGAGCACCTCGACTTCGAGGTAGCCTTTCTCGTCGGACTCCCGGAAGGCGGCAAGGGCCTCCTTGCCGCCGAGGACGTCCTCGAGCAGGTCCTCGCTGCAGAGGTAGCGGTATATGATGGAGTTGGCGAGCAGCTTGGCGATGTTGCGCTTGGCATTGCAGTCCGTCCCTGCATCCGGTCATCGGTTCAGTTCAGTGCGTGTCATTCACCAACAATTCCAATCTGAACTGGGACCGCGTGCAATGCATCGAACAGTTTGCAGAGAAAGAAGAGCATTATTACCGACGATGTAGATGGGCGTCTTCCTGAAATCGCCGACGGCCTCCGCGGTCTTCCTCTGGAAGAAATTGAGATTGTTTAAAACTGAGATTGCAGCCATGCACACCCACCACAAGCAGCAGTGAACGAATGGAGAAGAATAACGGTGAGACGGATGGGTGGGGAGCACGTACGAGCAGGGCGACGGAGGGGTTGAGCTCCTCGAGGGTCAGCTCGGTGGCTGCGAATCCATGGCGGCAGGGCAGAAGCCATTGCTGTCAAGAAAATCACCACTGCGGGAAGGGAATCTGCAACGGAGGGAGGACGGGCGGGCGCTGACCTGGGAAGGCGCGGAGGCGACGGTGATGGATACGGCGGGTGGAGCCGCGCCGTGTGGAGAAGACGGCGTGCGTCTGCTGCTGCTtcgtgctcggggaggcggagggCGAGAAGAAGGCCGCTGCCGCCCGCATCGCCATCGCCATTGCCGCTTCGACCGACCTCAATCTCCCGGACTCCCTCGAGTTATCCGCGCCACCACCACCAGGGAACGAAAGGCAGGGCCAAGAGAGCAGGGAGGTATCCCCGCCGTCGATGCGCGAGTGGACGGTGCGCGATCGACTGGTACGTGGGACCCACTTCCCAGTGACTCGCCCCGCAGCAGAGACCATCTATAAAACCAGAGCGAGGGCACACCGGTTCGGCCCAGTCCAGGCTAGGGTTCCTTCGtccttccgcccgccgccgccgccgcagccgaaaTCTCAGCTGAATCTTTTGCTTAGCTGATCGCTGGATCTCATGCTAGGCGTTACTTTTGTTTTTCCCTGATTTCTTGTGCGGCTTGCGGCGTTTCTTGTGATTTCTTGTCTCGATTGTTCGTGCGAATTTGGTGGGTTGGGGGGAATGGTGTGATGATCTCCTTTCAAGAGTTGCAGAATGAATCATGTGCATCACATCTCAATTCCACACGAGATTTCTGATCATTCCACCTCCTCGAATCAATTGCTCTGGTTCCTTTCTATTTTTGTTCTTGGTAAGAGATTGGTTGTTGTCAATTGGTCGTCGGTCGGCAATGAGGAGCGAAACCTGTGCCGGAGGCGGATGCGCCCATGTCGGTAACACAACCCTCTAAGAAGTTCTGAGCCCCCAAGTTCGATCCAATTTTTACTTGCTTTTCGTTGTTTCCGGCTGTGTATTTCGATTTGATGGTGGATTGATTTGGATTCATGCGAGGTGATGATGTTATGTATGATAGTCTGTCAATCCCCTGATGTCACAAGGTGATGACACGCATACATCCCGACAGGCTCTGATCGCATCTGGACTGCCGGACTGCCGTCTGCTCTGTTCTTGAATTTCGGATCGCTTCCGATCTGCTCtgttctctctttttatctctttGTAGATTTGTAGATGAGGATGGATTTGTTGGGCTCTATATTATGAGTCAACAGCAGGCGCCGTTCAATGGCGCCCTGTCTGCCGCATGGAGCCTAGAATGACAAGCCAGGAGAAGATTGTTTGGAGATCCATCTTTTAACTCCAAGCCACAATATCTGGCCATAATTCTTCAAGAACAAATAATTCGGATTTGTTCTGGTCTTTCAGTCCCAGCACAGATGCTGCATGTTGAAATATTGGGTCTGCGGTTTCCACCAAACTGATCGAGTTGCATCTCAGTGTCATACGCAGAGGCTACAAGTTCATGGATAACAGCCAAATGTAGCTGCATACAAGAACGGTACTGGAACATTCGAACAGATGGCATCATGTCACCATTTTCTGTTCAACAGATATCTTTATCAATGAGCAAGCTCTATTAGTCTCAGGGATTAACTACTACTCCCTgagttcacaaatataagatgtgtATTGTGTGTTTGTTCAAGTCCACgttgaaatatctaaaacatcttatatttgtgaatcgAGTATTTAGCAGGACGCATTCCAACATGGAACACAAACGACAGTAACAATAGCAAAATTCAGAATGGCCAAATATTGTTTAATTTAACCCCAGTGTAGTAACAGTAACAAGTCTAATGTAATTTGCTTTGATTTGCTGGGCTTCTCTGATTGCTCATCTTGTGAATTTGATTGGAAATGTGTGATATCAGTTGCAGAAGCAAATCATGTGCACCACAGCTCAATGCCACACGAGATTTTTGACACCTCCTTATTAACTGCATAAATGAGCTAAGAGAAGAAATTTAGGCCTCGGTTGGAATACCAGCATCCAACCAAATACATGTCACAGGGTTTTCTTTCCGGATGTTCCAATACACACGCACAGACTGCACTTGCACACAAATTGCACAAGTATAAAATGAGCTAAAATTTATATAACTAAAGTAAAAAAAAATTGCAATCATCCATTTGAGCATAGTTTTGATAACTCATAGTAGTACTCAATTTTAATAGCAAATTTATAAGTTAGGAATCAACAATTGTTCAATTGTTGTTCGTTTAGATGTAAAATACTTCAGGAAGATTATTGATTACATCATGGACTCAGGTAATCATAGAATCATGTGAAAGTACAacctgaaaagaaaaaagaaaaaacattaGCTATGAAATGAACACTTTGTGCTCTATGAAGGATACCAACCATGCATGTCAACAAAACACTTTGTGCTCTTTGAACTTCTGGTGGGGCGTAGTTAATGGTCAAAAGAAAGTGCATTGGATCGCTTGGGACAATATGTGTACTAGGAAATATGAAGGAGGGCTGAGGTTTCATGACCCAGAAATAGCTATGCTTGCTAAGCAAGCTTGGTGTATGTTGCAGAACCCAACATCGCTGTCTGCGAGAGGTCAATCCTGAATGCTACATGCATGGCAGCGGCTCTTTCAcctttaggcctcctttggtttggaggaattttgtaGGATTTCTAGAGGATACGATTTTTGTAGGAAAAATTTTTATGGAGCCCTTTGGTATGTAgtaatggattcctattcctaggataggaatcaatccttcacattttaaAGGGAAAAAaatattagcctagactcaatggaaaaaatcataTTCTATGAATCAAGTGACATCTCTTTCCTTATAGAAGTGAGATGCATGTCacctcacttcctatgatttttctattcctatgattttcctattcctatgatattcttaccctatgaaccaaaggaggcctataGAAGTATATTACACGGCCGTGATCTTTTGCTGGAAGATCTCATATGAAGGATTGGAGACGGATCACAAGTCAGAATACATCATGATCATTGGATTCCGAGGAAAGGTAGTCTAAAGCCCTTGGGCCAAGTCTACATACGTGAATCAACCGGGTTAGTGATCTGATGAGTGCAAATGGCATAACCTCGGATATGCTAAAGCTACATGCCATGTTTGGGCCAGACGAGGTAAAGGAGATTAACCAGATTCCTATTGGAGGACCAGCGAcagaagaatttttggcgtcgaatTACATGAAGAATGGGGGTTTCACAATCAGGTCAGCATATCATTTGCGTATGTCACAAAAACATCTCAAGGTAGGCAGGCCTGAAACCTCTTCGTCGGTGGTAAACCACAAGGCGTGGTTGAACCTTTGGGACATAGTGGCACAGGCAAAGCGATAACTCACACTTGGAGACTCGTCCGGAATGGCCTAGCTGTAGGGTCGGAGCTCTTGAGGAGGAAGATCAAAGTGAGAGTATTCTGTGTGGCATGTGGGTGGGAAGAAACAAATTATCACAGATTTTGGGGATGCTATCACTCAGAGTTGGGGGCGTCGGTGGCGATCCCACCGGATTCAGTTCGTCCCCAGGGTGCATTCTCAAGTTGGTTGCTCTCGTGGGTCGCTGATGCATCTGATGATGAGCGCGCAATCATGGTTTAGGTGCTGTATGGACTGTGGTTAGCTCGCACTAATGCCCGTGATGGAAAGAGAATTGAAGATGCAGAGGTGATTGCAAGGACTGTAGTTAAGTTGATGGAGGAGTGGCAGGCCATACATGGACGCAAAAGCAAAATGCAGAAACCCGTGCCTATTGAAAAGTGGAAACCGCCGGAGGAAGGATGGGTTAAAGTCAATGTGGATGGAGCTATATCAAAAATAGGTGAGTATGGAGGCGCAGGAGTGGTCTTCAGAAATCATGAAGGGACACTTATGGGTAGTGCATGCCATTTCCTCCCAATGTGCAAGGACCCGGCAATAGCCAAACTTCAAGCTTGTAAGCATGCGGTTCAGTTAGCACATGAGTTTAACGCCAATAGTCTGCACATTGAGATGGACTGCAAGGAGATAGTTAAGAACAGAGCATGGAGAGGGACCTCTCTACGCTGGGACCAATCATAGAGGAAGTCAAGCAAATGCTGGGTAGCAGGGAAAGATGGAAAATTTCTTGGGTTAGGAGGGCTGCAAATAGTGCAGCACATTTGTTAACCAAGGAGAGTGTTTTGAATAATTCTTGTAAGATTTGGTTGAATGAACCTCCTAACTGTATTCTGCAGGTTATAGCGGCAGATATTTCTGTCGGGTTTGAATAAATAAAGAACAGGTTGAATTTAAAAAGAATGTTTGCCAAAAGATTAGCACAGAATCCAGATGGTACAAGGTAGCCATAGCATGTCACACAAGTTTAAAGTAACTATATCCCCTGAGTGCCATCAATTGGCCCTAGTCAGTTCTGCATTAAAGTACATGGAGTGTACCTCAAAGAAAGGCCAGAACTAGGAATTTGTTGATATTTTTGAATGAGTATCTAGCGAACTATGCTTGATAAGTTCAAATGCCAATGATCGCATAGCGTTGAAGCATCCATTAATATGTCTATGCACCATTTTTTTGACACCGGTATGAGATCATTGGCACCGTTGAGGGTGGCCAACCAATATTTTGTGGACATACTTAGCTCCGTAAGAATGGATGTGTTGTAAGGAATCTTTTCACACCGGTATTTACGCGAGGCCCATCCGTATTTTTCACACCTGTATATTTTACATGCTTTGGTGCCTGAAACCGACGAACCAAGCGGGGCCTTAACTCGAGGGAGGGggacatcccccccccccctcttgtcaGCTCCAAATATCCTTGAGGACATATGAgtaagcatatcaatcaaagtCCAATTATATGTAAATTCCATTAGGACTTGGGAGCGTCAATGCATCAACTTTCTACTTTAGCATCATATGTATGAATTAACTATACCATGGAAACCATAATGTGAGGGTTGTATGTCCCAACAACATGGTTTGTGTTTGCTTATTGCTGATTTCTAGCAAAGATTAttgccatgccaaaatctggtatCACCGGTCACAAAACGATTTATGTTGACGCTTTGAGATCTCTATGAACGATCTTTACGCTTACTCTTGTTGGAGACAAATATGTCCTTCTCGTGACCCTCTTCATTATACTGAATCTAGTCAGCCAGTCAAGCAATGATTTTCTTGTAGCATTTGCAAAAGTCAATAAGTATAATTTAGCTCATTTCTATAAACTACTCGATAGTTAGCCACTTCACAACATTTTATCGTACCCTTGTAGACTTTGTCAAAACCTCCTC is from Triticum aestivum cultivar Chinese Spring chromosome 3A, IWGSC CS RefSeq v2.1, whole genome shotgun sequence and encodes:
- the LOC123057852 gene encoding probable inactive shikimate kinase like 1, chloroplastic, translating into MAMAMRAAAAFFSPSASPSTKQQQTHAVFSTRRGSTRRIHHRRLRAFPATELTLEELNPSVALLRKTAEAVGDFRKTPIYIVGTDCNAKRNIAKLLANSIIYRYLCSEDLLEDVLGGKEALAAFRESDEKGYLEVETEGLKQLTSMGSLVLCCGDGAVMNSTNLGLLRHGVSIWIDVPLELAVNDMLKSKGAQAISDPDSFSQAMAKLRQRYDDLKERYAVSDVTVSVQNVASQLGYSSIDSLSLEDMVIEIVSRIEKLIQAKAMMEAAGKPE